The Juglans regia cultivar Chandler chromosome 10, Walnut 2.0, whole genome shotgun sequence genome includes the window aaaaaaaaaaaaggtgaaagagggagagagaaagcgagacaaaaatgaaattttttaagatttaaatctaaccattcatcataactttccaaatttgattaaatggtaaaaatttaaatactgatttaaattattttaaaatagataattaacatataaatatcatatcataaataaattatcaaatttaatttataaaatactaatatttcatcattaaataaatgatgaaattttgttaaatatttttaaaaaagtataactatataaataattagagttttaacataatttaaatatgataatattcttaattaactaaagagaactgctacaactaacgaaaaagtagtccgaaaatatgtcctgaatgtgtatttcatttttttatttttctgttcttttttttcatatatttttttaatcatcataaacatttttaaaaaaataaaaaatttacaacattattaaaaaaatacttcctcaatcactagataaaaaaaatattttgcttatgattatgttttttttttaacacaaaacatatttatattttacaaaataacttatttttcattcaaccgggcaaatgtgcctcgcacattgcccaaccgctagtaattatataaacaaaaatgctGCTCGTACACGGGAGGGGCACCCCCCGCGTACCCCGGAGTCCACGTGAGATTATTAAAACGGTGCGGTTTCGTTTTAATAATCGCTCACGTTCGTTCAAATTGGCAAGACACTCGAAACGACGAAGCCTTTTCAAACCCGAAGTTCACCTTCCCTTAGTTTCAGTTCAGCCACGAAGACCATGGAATCCCGCACGGAACATGGGAACCTTCTCAAGCAAGCAACGAAGACGACGATTCACGGAGGGTGGTCATCTTCTTCAGCTCAGTTGAGCGACGTCCCCACCGACGTGCAGGAAGACGATACACAAAGGGAGGTACTCTCTTTGTCATCTTGATTGTATCTATCGATTCGCATGACCACAACCGAATCTCCCATTGGGTTTCTTTATCGAATAGATGATTTCGATTTTTCCAAAATCACCAAATCGGCAGAGTACACATTCATCTTGAATAActgaaaaccctaaccctaacccgaaCCCTAATCCTAACCATTTCCCTAacccgaaccctaaccctaaccatAATGGGAGATCTCGAAATTCTTGTGGATTTTGAAATAGCACTTGATTTAGACTCGAAATTGCAAATTATTTCGAAATACTTGTAGattcgaaaccctagccttaatagataagaaaaatataaatactctgttttttttttcgtttatcAATTCTTGATTGTTCATTTACCGTGGTTGTTTCTTTGTCTCCTTCAGTTTGAGTAGCAGTAGGCATGattgatctaaaaaaaaaaaaactaaaatgaaggCATTTTCACTTAGGTATGATCTTTATTTTGGTAGGaaaatcaaaaaggaaaaaaatgttctGGATCCCAAAAACATTGCATTGGGGGATTGAAAAAGGAGTAGGTGAAGGATTGTGCGTGCTGTTTCTGGATGATAAGTAATAGATGTACGAGCATAATTTTTCTGTCTCCTTCATCTGTTCTTAGATTGAGACTTTTATCTTGActaatcatttctttatttgtaCATGTGTTACAATGTTATTAGGATTGTTTTTCTGGATGATAAGTAATAGATGTTATGTCATATCTTTATTATGGTTTTAAATTATACATCAGCTTTTCAAACTTAGATTGAGGAGTATCAAGGAAGAATTTAATTCCGTCATCTGTTCTTAGTTGTGTTTTATCTTgactatataatttcttttgcaaGACATGTGTTACAATGTTACTAGGATGGGTTTGTGTGATGTTTTCATAAGCATTGTGTGTTTGATATTCATAAGCATCATGTCACAGATTTTGAACATGCCTATGTTTGTCTCGTCTCACATATAGGAGCAAATGATACCAAATTAAATCTAGGTTTTGGTGGTTAAGGAATCTAGGTTATGATGGGAAGATGAagactttaattatttgtaaGGTCCAACATGTAGAATATCTTATTAAATGTTTGGAGAGTAAGATTTGTTTAGTTTAAATGTGTGGAGACTTTAAATTGTCTTGATAGTTGATAGTCTTTTAAAGAAGATGCTGAAAGTTTAGTTTTGTTCTTGATtgtccattttccttttgttttttattcgcCTTAAGTTTAAGAATATCTCATCATCCACAACggactcttcttcatcttctggtAAACGAAGTCTGGGTCAACTATTATGCTTCTGTGAAATTGAAGCCCAACTAAGATACTCATCTACTACAAGAAATCtaggacgacccttcttagggtgtcctaACTACAACACAAAGGTAACTACAttcatgtttaataaaaaatttaaatattatgtgcaTCTAACATGTttctaaaatatgtttaaaataattagggattaccatattgtaaGTATTTCAAGTGGGTAGAGGAGGCTCAATACAGAAAGTCCGATCTAAGAGAAACTCACAATGAACTGTTAAGAGCCAAGAAAGAGTTGGAGAAGATACTTGACGATATCGAAAAGAGCAAGATTGATCTCCGTAGGAGAGCGGATGAtatcgagatgagagagatggcGCTATCCAATAGAAATGAAGAGGTTGTGAAGAAGGAGTTGGCGCTTATTGTACGCGAAGCTGAAATCAGACGCTCACGCACACTACTCCGGGTGTATTGGGCTGCCGCATTTGTTGTAGCATGTTACTTGTCTTGTAAATAAGTGATAAACTTACAAATAGTGTTAGAAGTTAGTTGCTatgtatatttaagttgtttatATGTTGGTTGGTGATGTTAGAACTTAGTCTGATTGTATAGtctaattgcatttttttttatgttaatgacTTGTGGAGTATTTTAGTCTGATTGTATATAgtgtatatttaatttgtttttatttattttttggataattggaCAAAGTTGAAAGCTGCACACAAAAGGGATGAGCCAACCAAATAACACTCCAGTCACAAATAAATTGCCCCACAAACTGAGTGGTCCAATTGCAGCGTATAGTCACAAATATATGTCCAATTCCATACGTGACTAATACCCAAACTGAGTGGCCTCTTCAGAGTCCTGCGCCCAAAATGAAATTCTAAGGTTTTTCACTGTATCCACAGAATCCCCATTCTCACTCGAAACCAtactttttctcaaattattaattagagtAATAGCTTGCAAATCACTTATGTAATATGAAACAATAcataatagaaatagaaaatCTTACGACTGGTTTGAAGACaacaaaaatgagaaagtaGGCAATTCTATTAGAGAACTTATTGACAGCTTCCAGTAGACATCTCATCCAGGAGAGCATCTAGGATGTAGTACGACCAGCACGGTTGTTCTTGTGAAAGGTAGGGTTCCAAACCTTCAGCCCATTAGCAAAAATACTCGAACAACTAGATCATAATGAATGGTGGTATCTGGTTCCCACGGGATTGCCGTAGCTTTGGCTTTGATAGGTACTAAAATAGCATACCAGTAGGTACTAAAATAATCAATCCAGTAAATAATTCAACCATGCGCATTCTTGGAAGAAAAACTATcataacaaatcaaaataatgttaTGATTTGTTCCAACTACACAAAAAACCATTGCCAACAATCTTGTATCTTTTGTCaagatttccaaaaaaattacatttacaacttacaaaaaaacaaCCAACATAAGATCTTACATGCCATATCACCACTAAGTAGAACATGataaacttacaaaaatcaCTAATGTTTCtaccaagaaacaaaaaatgactAATCCATCATAGTGTTTCAGCTCTTGAAAATCCTTCACCAATGTTTCTACCAATAAACCCCAATGTTTCCTGCATGTGaagtaagataaaaataaaggaattaatATAAGTGATATAGAAGTTTGTTCCCAATGTAAAACATTACATTCAAATTTAATGTACAAAGGAATTAATATAATCGAGCCACTTCGAGCGAAGTCCTCAACACTTgtatcaaatataaaaactccaaaacaaaaaaccagGATTTTAAGCTCAAGGGTGGGTTCcctatccatttattcaaagcAATAAGATGCTCAAATTACAATATCAAATCCTGACTTGGGACAGTAAAAGAtgctccaataaaaaaaaatatataagcacCTTTATATGTTAGCCTAGAGAGTCAAGTTAATAAACTTATTTCATTCATGCTATGAAATTCTATTGTGAGTAGTACTGCAACTACCGCCACTAAAACTGCCACCAGTAGAGCTATTGTCATCTACCAAGTTTGATCAAAGACAACCCCCACAATAATGTATCCcgacaataaaaagaaataataaagaaatgaatgtatcaaacaatataaaattccaCATTAATATGGTTATGGTCATATGTTATAATTAGTGAAAAAGTTCAAAGCAAGCTAGAATTCTTTGCATACGATAACAAAACAAATTCCATATGAGGTTGTAACACGGATCATTTATCACTTTATCTATATCCTTAGCTCGTAGTACCTGGAATTAGTTCCTTGGGCTCGCCAACCACGGTTGAACCAATTGTGAATCATCCAATCCAAGTTGTTcaggttgtgatccatccaacccaaattgCACCTGTAAGGATTAATAAGCATAGATTAGAATAATGTCAATATTACTATTGACAtatgaaaagttaagaaatattacactttcttgactccCACCCACTGTTCGTCCAATTTGGGTTCCATCAATGACAATAGCTGATTTGTTTTGAACAAGctggagataaaaaaaaaaaaacgtgaaaatcaaataaaaacataaatataacatttcaagtataaatataacaaaagtaatataattGCACATAACCAACATTGGAAATATCTAACACTGatgggccaaataaattcctgcaCGTGTCTGGCACTGgtgtatctcctccatctctctaaTAAACGTAAGTAGCATTGGCAAGAACGTAAGTTTTTGCATTAATAAAATAGCCcctttacaaatatatttttaaagctaAAATAATGTTCACCTGTTTACGTTTCCGGTTTACTGGTGCTTTCTTTGTCTTTCCTTTAAGTTTCCGCATCTCTTTCTCCATTCTGGATGCTCTCCGAAGAGATGGGGGTCTGCCTTTCCCTCTGACAACTAATGGATTGAGTACTTGTTTTGAACTACCCAAAGTGATTGTGTCATTTTGAGTACAACCAACATTAGAACCAGTGAGGGTAATTGATGGAGGTTCTTGATTCTCACTATATAATTCAATCATTGCATGTAACTTATGTGTGGCATCCTCAGTATGTTTTTTTGAACCCGCTGCATAAGTAATCATTTGATAACAGACTTTTAATAGACTAGAATATCTGCAAGCATCTGGCCGCTGATCCCCTGCATCATAGCTGCTATCGATTAACGTGTATCTCCTTTTGATATCCTTCCTCCATCTGTCTAAAATGTACTTCTCTGGTAGGGATTTTCTCCCGTTACACTTAAATACAGCAAGAATGTGCCGACACAGTATACCCCTCATCTGAAATAAACCACATGAACACTTAACATCTGCATCTTCATCATTGAAGTCCATAGAAAACGTAACCAACTTACTGAACTCTTCCACACGAACTTCGTCCTCTACCAGATAGGTCTTTACTGCACCATCCCTTTTAAGTAACTCTGGATCCAAATCAATAATGTCGGTAAGTTGCATCTGAACTTCCCTAAATTTAGCATTTGTTTACAACTCTTGAAATCTCTTTTCGATaggagatctagatatgcaaggaatggtaacgctaaatgagtggaagtccgcgttattttcactctcaattttttttttcaacgcaCTATCAAACTGATCGACAAAATCTTTCAAGTTTTTCTTAGCATAAACGTAACCATTgaaaaaagcattcatgctctcactgCGCTGCGTTGTACTCATCCCAG containing:
- the LOC109007953 gene encoding protein FAR1-RELATED SEQUENCE 2-like; protein product: MAGIRMNKSFGSLIVGAGGFENLPFLEKDCRNYIDKARHLRLGKGGAGALQEYFCRMQYKNPGFFALMDLDDKGREVQMQLTDIIDLDPELLKRDGAVKTYLVEDEVRVEEFSKLVTFSMDFNDEDADVKCSCGLFQMRGILCRHILAVFKCNGRKSLPEKYILDRWRKDIKRRYTLIDSSYDAGDQRPDACRYSSLLKVCYQMITYAAGSKKHTEDATHKLHAMIELYSENQEPPSITLTGSNVGCTQNDTITLGSSKQVLNPLVVRGKGRPPSLRRASRMEKEMRKLKGKTKKAPVNRKRKQLVQNKSAIVIDGTQIGRTVQFGLDGSQPEQLGLDDSQLETLGFIGRNIGEGFSRAETL